The following proteins come from a genomic window of Halomarina ordinaria:
- a CDS encoding non-histone chromosomal MC1 family protein, whose amino-acid sequence MARSDDGKRNFALRDDNGSESSVFSGRTPRQAALKAARRLDPADSEGDADRTELKLREKGTKKVHHYEGWAWRETAPDDKPDWMPDRITKANVSKRGIEHLETI is encoded by the coding sequence ATGGCACGTAGCGATGATGGGAAGCGAAACTTCGCTCTCCGCGACGACAACGGCTCCGAATCGAGCGTCTTCTCCGGACGTACGCCGCGACAGGCGGCACTGAAAGCGGCCCGCCGGCTCGACCCCGCAGACAGCGAGGGTGACGCCGACCGGACCGAACTCAAGCTCCGGGAGAAAGGGACGAAGAAGGTCCACCACTACGAGGGGTGGGCGTGGCGCGAGACGGCCCCGGACGACAAGCCCGACTGGATGCCCGACCGCATCACGAAGGCGAACGTCTCCAAGCGGGGTATCGAACACCTCGAGACCATCTGA